The following are encoded in a window of Chionomys nivalis chromosome X, mChiNiv1.1, whole genome shotgun sequence genomic DNA:
- the LOC130867766 gene encoding 60S ribosomal protein L11-like — protein sequence MSQDQGEKENPMRELCIRKLCLNICVGESGDRLTRAAKVLEQLTGQTPFFSKARYTVRSFGIRRNEKIAVHCTVRGAKAEEILEKGLKVREYELRKNNFSDTGNFGFGIQEHIDLGIKYDPSIGIYGLDFYVVLGRPGFSIADKKRRTGCIGAKHRISKEEAMRWFQQKYDGIILPGK from the coding sequence ATGTCACAAGATCAAGGTGAAAAGGAGAACCCCATGCGGGAACTTTGCATCCGCAAGCTCTGCCTCAATATCTGTGTTGGGGAGAGCGGGGACAGACTGACCCGGGCAGCCAAGGTGTTGGAGCAGCTCACAGGTCAGACACCTTTTTTTTCCAAAGCTAGGTACACCGTGAGGTCCTTCGGCatcaggagaaatgaaaagattgCTGTTCATTGTACTGTCCGTGGAGCCAAGGCAGAAGAGATTCTGGAGAAAGGCCTGAAGGTGCGGGAGTATGAGTTGCGGAAAAATAACTTCTCAGATACTGGGAACTTCGGCTTTGGGATTCAAGAGCACATTGACCTGGGCATCAAATATGACCCAAGCATTGGGATTTACGGCCTGGACTTCTATGTGGTGCTGGGCAGGCCAGGTTTCAGCATTGCAGACAAGAAGCGCAGGACAGGCTGCATTGGGGCCAAACACAGAATCAGCAAAGAGGAAGCCATGCGCTGGTTCCAGCAGAAGTATGATGGGATCATCCTTCCTGGCAAATAA